A part of Thermococcus sp. LS1 genomic DNA contains:
- a CDS encoding dihydroorotate dehydrogenase — MVRLSVEVAGLKLENPLILASGVNDKTPEQWIRAHEEGAGGVVTKSIGIEPRDGYDNPTIVELPYGLINAMGLPNPGWKGFLEMVEGYTFDFPLIVSIFGGTPEEFAFLAEKLSEVANAFELNLSCPHAKGYGMEIGQRQEMVYEVVKAVKDATDKPVIAKLTPNIDDITKLGLAAEKAGADAVAAINTLKAIAIDVYARRPILSNRVGGYSGPGVKPVALRAVYDLAKALDIPVIGIGGITTWQDALEFFLAGARALQIGTAVALRGWKVFREINEGIARYLEEEGFESVEDIVGLALE, encoded by the coding sequence GTGGTGAGGCTTTCCGTTGAGGTCGCCGGTCTTAAACTTGAAAATCCGCTTATTCTCGCCTCGGGGGTAAACGATAAGACCCCTGAACAGTGGATACGCGCTCATGAGGAAGGTGCTGGCGGCGTCGTTACCAAGTCCATCGGAATTGAGCCGAGGGATGGATACGACAATCCGACCATCGTAGAGCTTCCTTACGGGCTGATAAACGCGATGGGCCTTCCGAATCCCGGCTGGAAGGGCTTTCTGGAGATGGTTGAAGGCTACACCTTTGACTTTCCGCTGATAGTCTCGATATTCGGCGGAACGCCGGAGGAGTTTGCCTTTCTCGCTGAAAAGCTGAGCGAAGTGGCCAATGCCTTTGAGCTCAACCTCAGCTGTCCCCATGCGAAGGGCTACGGCATGGAGATAGGCCAGAGACAGGAGATGGTCTATGAGGTCGTCAAAGCCGTTAAGGACGCGACGGACAAGCCCGTTATAGCGAAGCTCACGCCAAACATAGACGACATAACGAAGCTCGGTCTGGCAGCTGAAAAGGCCGGTGCAGATGCGGTCGCAGCCATAAACACGCTGAAGGCGATAGCGATAGACGTCTACGCGAGGAGGCCGATACTGAGCAACAGGGTCGGCGGCTACTCGGGTCCGGGGGTCAAGCCCGTTGCCTTGAGGGCGGTCTACGATTTGGCCAAGGCCCTTGATATCCCCGTTATCGGAATAGGCGGCATAACCACGTGGCAGGATGCCCTGGAGTTTTTCCTAGCTGGAGCAAGAGCACTCCAGATAGGAACTGCGGTGGCTCTACGCGGCTGGAAGGTCTTCAGGGAGATAAACGAGGGAATAGCAAGGTATCTCGAGGAGGAAGGCTTTGAGAGTGTTGAGGACATAGTTGGACTGGCGCTGGAGTAG
- a CDS encoding FAD-dependent oxidoreductase, translating to MRLTEHPVLHFKRGREVTIYFEGQPIKAYEGETIATALHAAGIRVLNYSQNSKRPRGLFCAIGKCSSCLMVVNGIPNVRTCITLVEDGMTIERQRGKAELPRGAKPPEWKDAKVVKADIVIIGGGPAGLMAAIHAADAGAKIVLLDENPMLGGQLVKQTHKFFGKREQFAGVRGVEIARILEDEVRKRENVEVFLETSAVGIFQDGDEKLVLAVKNNRELIEFRGRAVIVATGAMEKMIPFENNDLPGIYGAGAIQTLMNTYGVKPGDKVLIVGAGNVGLILAYQLIQAGVEVKAIVEAMPKVGGYFVHAAKVRRLGVPILTRHTILRAEGKERVERAVVAQLDENWNVIPGTEKVFEVDVIALAVGLRPSIELLHQVGCQIKYIRELSGHVAVRDEWMETTVRGIFVAGDSAGIEEATTAMLEGKIAGIAAALRLGIADESWVKEIEKARRDLDEFRSGPFGRHAMEGVKKALVVRE from the coding sequence GTGCGCCTAACTGAACATCCTGTTCTACATTTTAAGCGTGGAAGAGAGGTAACAATCTACTTCGAAGGACAACCAATCAAAGCCTATGAGGGAGAAACAATAGCAACGGCGCTCCACGCCGCGGGAATACGGGTTCTCAATTATTCTCAGAACTCCAAACGTCCGCGGGGGCTCTTCTGCGCCATAGGGAAGTGCTCCTCCTGTTTGATGGTTGTTAACGGAATCCCCAACGTCAGGACGTGCATAACCCTCGTCGAGGACGGCATGACCATAGAGCGTCAGAGAGGGAAGGCCGAGCTCCCGAGGGGCGCCAAGCCGCCGGAGTGGAAGGACGCCAAGGTCGTGAAGGCAGATATTGTCATCATTGGAGGTGGGCCCGCCGGACTGATGGCGGCAATCCATGCGGCCGACGCCGGAGCAAAGATCGTTCTTCTCGACGAGAATCCGATGCTCGGCGGTCAGCTCGTCAAGCAGACCCACAAGTTCTTTGGCAAACGCGAGCAGTTCGCTGGAGTGAGGGGCGTCGAGATAGCGAGGATTCTGGAGGATGAAGTCAGAAAAAGGGAGAACGTCGAGGTCTTCCTCGAAACTTCAGCGGTGGGAATATTCCAAGATGGAGATGAGAAGCTCGTTCTGGCCGTCAAAAACAACCGCGAACTCATAGAGTTCCGTGGAAGGGCCGTCATTGTCGCCACCGGTGCGATGGAGAAGATGATTCCCTTTGAGAACAACGATCTGCCCGGAATCTACGGCGCCGGAGCCATTCAGACCCTCATGAACACCTACGGGGTGAAGCCAGGCGACAAGGTTCTAATCGTTGGTGCGGGCAACGTGGGACTTATTCTGGCGTATCAGCTCATCCAGGCTGGAGTTGAAGTCAAGGCTATAGTCGAGGCGATGCCAAAGGTGGGAGGCTACTTCGTTCACGCGGCCAAGGTTAGGCGCTTGGGCGTTCCGATACTGACCAGGCACACTATTCTTCGCGCTGAAGGAAAGGAGAGGGTCGAGAGGGCCGTCGTTGCTCAGCTCGACGAGAACTGGAATGTTATTCCCGGAACGGAGAAGGTCTTCGAGGTCGATGTGATAGCCCTTGCCGTTGGCCTGAGGCCAAGCATAGAGCTCCTCCACCAGGTAGGCTGCCAGATAAAGTACATCCGAGAGCTCAGCGGCCACGTGGCAGTTCGCGACGAGTGGATGGAGACCACCGTGAGAGGCATCTTCGTGGCCGGCGATTCTGCCGGAATAGAGGAGGCTACCACTGCGATGCTGGAGGGCAAGATAGCAGGAATAGCCGCTGCCCTGAGGCTCGGCATAGCCGACGAAAGCTGGGTCAAAGAGATAGAGAAGGCACGGAGAGACTTGGACGAGTTCCGCTCCGGGCCCTTCGGCAGGCACGCTATGGAAGGTGTTAAGAAAGCTCTGGTGGTGAGAGAATGA
- a CDS encoding 4Fe-4S dicluster domain-containing protein, with protein sequence MSEIPEYLRTGYITPEELQRFIPLPSEERLRKRPVAIPECPQEIPCAPCREICPTGAISMPTPNDLPVVDYDKCIGCSLCVQICPGLAFFMMHYVGDKARITMPHELLPVPERGEEVVLLNRVGEPLGKGKVLTVVPREKSKGDTPIITVEVPIELAWEVRAVKVVRE encoded by the coding sequence ATGAGCGAGATTCCCGAGTACCTGAGAACCGGCTACATAACGCCCGAGGAGCTTCAGAGGTTCATCCCGCTTCCGAGCGAGGAGAGATTGAGGAAAAGGCCAGTGGCGATTCCAGAGTGTCCGCAGGAGATACCCTGCGCCCCCTGTAGGGAGATATGCCCAACTGGGGCGATAAGCATGCCGACTCCAAACGATTTGCCGGTCGTTGACTATGACAAGTGCATAGGCTGCTCTCTCTGCGTCCAGATATGCCCCGGTCTAGCGTTCTTCATGATGCACTACGTTGGAGACAAGGCGAGGATAACGATGCCCCACGAGCTTCTGCCGGTTCCGGAGAGGGGCGAGGAGGTCGTTCTCCTTAATCGCGTCGGGGAGCCCCTTGGTAAGGGAAAAGTACTCACCGTAGTCCCGAGGGAGAAGAGCAAGGGTGACACGCCGATAATCACTGTGGAGGTTCCAATAGAACTCGCCTGGGAGGTCAGGGCGGTTAAGGTGGTGAGAGAATGA
- a CDS encoding (2Fe-2S)-binding protein, with protein MSGKKIVCRCNDVTVEDIERLIDSGITDIEEIKRLLRIGMGPCQGRTCIPIVISILARKTGKRHEDIPLPKSRVPIMPVRVEVLVGGADE; from the coding sequence ATGAGCGGGAAGAAAATTGTCTGCCGCTGCAACGACGTCACGGTTGAAGACATCGAGAGGCTCATCGACTCGGGCATCACGGACATCGAGGAAATCAAGAGGCTCCTCAGGATAGGCATGGGGCCCTGCCAGGGAAGGACGTGCATCCCGATTGTAATCTCAATCCTCGCGAGGAAGACAGGAAAGAGGCATGAGGATATACCGCTCCCGAAGTCGAGGGTTCCGATAATGCCCGTCCGCGTCGAGGTTCTGGTGGGTGGTGCCGATGAGTAA
- a CDS encoding FAD-binding oxidoreductase, which translates to MSKIAIIGGGIIGVATAYELAKLGEEVILFEKNYFGSGSTFRCATGIRAQFTDEANIRLMKYSIERWERLEEELGAEIGFRHSGYLFLATSEEEVEAFKNNIKLQNSFGVPTRLIDMDEAKEIVPPLNTEPFLAGAWNPMDGKANPFKTLFAYLTKAKEMGVDAREHTEVVALEREGDEITAVKFRSNEKVESVKVDALLNAANAWAPLINEMAGLSRELVPITAYKHQLVKTEPLKPGQVEPLVCPPSWNDSYVIQDGEDGGIICGSGIEYKAKSLDDYEPTYDFLRGVLRYAVQIIPAIRHAHIVRQWAGFYAKTPDKNPAIGKLLDNFYIAAGFSGHGFMMAPAVAQAMAEFMTKGRSKVPLDWEWYDPYRFERGELRSSAFQIG; encoded by the coding sequence ATGAGTAAGATAGCGATCATCGGCGGCGGAATAATAGGCGTCGCGACGGCCTATGAGCTGGCAAAGCTCGGAGAAGAGGTAATTCTCTTCGAGAAGAACTACTTCGGCTCGGGTTCGACCTTCCGCTGTGCAACGGGAATACGGGCGCAGTTCACGGACGAGGCCAACATCAGGCTCATGAAGTACTCCATCGAGCGCTGGGAGAGACTTGAAGAGGAGCTCGGGGCCGAGATAGGCTTCCGGCACTCCGGTTACCTCTTCCTGGCGACGAGCGAGGAGGAGGTTGAAGCCTTTAAAAACAACATAAAGCTCCAGAACAGCTTTGGCGTTCCCACAAGGCTCATAGATATGGACGAGGCAAAGGAAATAGTCCCGCCTCTCAACACGGAACCGTTCTTGGCCGGGGCCTGGAACCCGATGGACGGAAAGGCCAACCCCTTCAAGACGCTCTTTGCATATCTCACGAAAGCCAAGGAGATGGGCGTTGACGCGAGGGAGCACACCGAAGTTGTGGCTCTGGAGCGCGAGGGAGACGAGATAACCGCGGTGAAGTTCAGAAGCAACGAAAAGGTGGAGAGCGTTAAGGTTGACGCCCTTCTCAACGCGGCCAACGCATGGGCACCGCTGATTAACGAGATGGCAGGCCTGAGCAGGGAACTCGTTCCAATAACCGCGTACAAGCACCAACTCGTGAAGACGGAGCCCCTCAAGCCTGGTCAGGTCGAGCCCCTCGTCTGTCCGCCGAGCTGGAACGACAGCTACGTCATTCAGGACGGCGAGGACGGTGGAATAATCTGCGGCTCGGGAATAGAGTACAAAGCCAAAAGCCTCGACGACTACGAGCCGACCTACGACTTCCTGAGGGGTGTGCTGAGATACGCCGTTCAGATAATTCCCGCCATCAGACATGCCCACATCGTCCGCCAGTGGGCCGGCTTCTACGCTAAAACTCCTGACAAGAACCCTGCCATAGGAAAGCTCCTCGACAACTTCTACATTGCGGCAGGCTTCAGCGGTCACGGCTTCATGATGGCGCCAGCGGTTGCCCAAGCGATGGCGGAGTTCATGACCAAAGGAAGAAGCAAAGTGCCCCTCGACTGGGAGTGGTACGACCCGTACAGATTCGAGCGCGGCGAACTGAGGAGCTCGGCCTTCCAGATAGGCTGA
- a CDS encoding KamA family radical SAM protein: MIRVDSALSAFGVEESPWGLEQGVGHGEFMEIFEPLPEIGEILQKSESLEEAREKLLEFTRNLRWKFKSGGIEVSPIDRWLAVYACDVFENILSPYSEKAAGFSTLEYLWKAAKGDEKTLSVLTKGFLEEFKHLFLAMSCKANYSKGWLGPKLEKAGIVSPDFSKVHGREAGKLRSDYLDKVYEYIKTWLNRYPSGLDERIIRKREEQRKQLQEYWGIGDEEWFDYRWQFSHVLKGRKGLETLRELNELGIVKVPEEDLAEVERAVKYRIPWGITPYYLHLWDFKEPYKEDRHVRRQVMPPKWYMDNMILHREDREYAFDFMGEHDTSPIDLVTRRYVMIAILKAFDTCPQICVYCQRNWEVLEPFMAGSFPGWDKIEKAIEWFGERESMIDVLITGGDPFALSNKIIDKIMSRLSEFDHVINIRWGTRIPVTVPMRITEELAEILGSYIEPGKRNVAVSTHVETAYEVTPEMARAAYNLRRQGIYIYNQLVYQRNVSRRFENVALRIALKKIGIDPYYTFYPKGKTEQRDYLVPIARVVQERKEEARLLPGQFRTDEPIFNVPRMGKNHLRAWQDRELIAIKPDGSRVYLFHPWEKGISETKLYTYTDVPIEEYLRYLESIGEKREDYETIWYYY, from the coding sequence GTGATTAGGGTTGATAGTGCCCTTTCAGCCTTTGGAGTTGAGGAGTCCCCATGGGGCCTTGAGCAGGGGGTGGGACACGGAGAATTCATGGAAATCTTCGAGCCACTGCCAGAAATAGGCGAAATTCTCCAGAAAAGCGAGAGCCTTGAGGAGGCAAGGGAGAAGCTCCTGGAATTCACGAGAAACCTGAGGTGGAAGTTCAAAAGCGGCGGGATAGAGGTAAGCCCCATAGACAGGTGGCTCGCCGTCTACGCCTGCGACGTCTTTGAGAACATTCTCTCGCCATACAGCGAAAAGGCAGCAGGTTTCTCAACGCTGGAATACCTCTGGAAGGCCGCCAAGGGCGACGAAAAGACCCTGAGCGTTCTCACTAAGGGCTTCCTCGAGGAGTTCAAACACCTCTTCCTTGCCATGTCCTGCAAGGCGAATTACTCCAAGGGCTGGCTCGGGCCAAAGCTGGAAAAAGCCGGCATAGTTTCACCCGACTTCAGTAAGGTTCACGGCAGGGAAGCGGGGAAGCTGCGCTCCGACTACCTAGACAAGGTCTACGAATACATAAAGACCTGGCTGAACCGCTATCCGAGTGGACTCGACGAGAGGATAATCAGGAAGAGAGAGGAGCAGAGGAAGCAGCTCCAGGAGTACTGGGGCATAGGTGACGAGGAGTGGTTCGACTACAGGTGGCAGTTCAGCCACGTCCTCAAGGGCAGGAAGGGCCTCGAAACCCTCAGGGAGCTCAACGAGCTCGGCATCGTCAAGGTTCCGGAGGAGGACCTGGCAGAAGTCGAGAGGGCAGTCAAGTATCGCATCCCCTGGGGAATAACACCTTACTACCTCCACCTCTGGGACTTCAAGGAGCCCTACAAGGAGGACAGGCACGTCAGAAGGCAGGTGATGCCGCCCAAGTGGTACATGGACAACATGATACTCCACCGCGAGGACAGGGAGTACGCCTTCGACTTCATGGGTGAGCACGACACCTCTCCGATAGACCTCGTCACGAGGAGGTACGTGATGATAGCGATCCTCAAGGCCTTCGACACCTGCCCACAGATATGCGTCTACTGCCAGAGGAACTGGGAGGTCCTTGAGCCATTCATGGCCGGCTCCTTCCCGGGCTGGGACAAGATAGAGAAGGCTATAGAGTGGTTCGGCGAGCGCGAGTCGATGATAGACGTGCTCATAACCGGAGGAGACCCCTTCGCCCTGAGCAACAAGATTATAGACAAGATAATGTCCCGCCTGAGCGAGTTCGACCACGTCATTAACATCCGCTGGGGAACAAGGATTCCAGTGACCGTCCCAATGCGCATAACTGAGGAGCTGGCCGAGATACTCGGATCGTACATCGAACCAGGCAAGAGGAACGTGGCCGTCTCGACCCATGTAGAAACGGCCTACGAGGTGACCCCAGAGATGGCCAGGGCAGCCTACAACCTCCGGAGGCAGGGCATCTACATCTACAACCAGCTGGTCTACCAGAGGAACGTCAGCAGGCGCTTCGAGAACGTCGCGCTGAGGATAGCCCTCAAGAAGATTGGCATCGACCCCTACTACACCTTCTATCCAAAGGGCAAAACCGAGCAGAGGGACTACCTCGTGCCGATAGCGAGGGTCGTCCAAGAGAGGAAGGAGGAGGCGAGGCTCTTACCGGGCCAGTTCAGGACGGACGAGCCGATATTCAACGTGCCGAGGATGGGCAAGAACCACCTGAGGGCCTGGCAGGACAGGGAGCTCATAGCCATAAAGCCCGACGGAAGCAGAGTGTACCTCTTCCACCCGTGGGAGAAGGGCATCAGCGAGACAAAGCTCTACACATACACAGACGTCCCGATAGAGGAGTACCTCCGCTACCTGGAAAGCATCGGGGAGAAGAGGGAGGACTACGAGACCATCTGGTACTACTACTGA
- the pyrH gene encoding UMP kinase, which yields MRIVFDIGGSVLVPDDPDIDFIKAIAYELTKISEDHEVAVVVGGGKVARKYIKAAKTFTPNETFKDYIGIHITRANAMLLIAALGEKAYPFVVQDFRKAWEVIQLKKIPIMGGTHPGHTTDAVAALLAEYLQADLLIVVTNVDGVYDSDPRKNPDAKKLDRITVDQLVDIAMEGESKAGGSGVVDALAAKFIQRGKIRTYIVGKKDAYSLFDVIKGKHNGTVVEP from the coding sequence ATGAGGATAGTCTTTGACATAGGCGGTTCAGTTCTCGTTCCGGACGATCCCGACATCGATTTTATCAAGGCCATCGCGTATGAGCTCACCAAGATAAGCGAGGACCATGAGGTGGCTGTGGTAGTCGGCGGCGGCAAAGTGGCGCGCAAGTACATCAAGGCTGCGAAGACCTTCACGCCCAACGAGACCTTCAAGGACTACATAGGGATTCACATCACCAGGGCCAACGCAATGCTTCTGATAGCTGCGCTCGGCGAGAAAGCTTATCCCTTCGTCGTCCAGGACTTCAGGAAGGCCTGGGAGGTCATACAGCTCAAGAAGATACCCATAATGGGCGGAACTCACCCAGGACACACGACCGATGCGGTCGCTGCTCTTCTCGCGGAGTACCTGCAGGCCGACCTTCTGATCGTAGTCACCAACGTCGATGGCGTCTACGACAGCGACCCGAGGAAGAACCCTGACGCAAAGAAGCTCGACAGGATAACCGTCGACCAGCTCGTCGACATAGCGATGGAGGGCGAAAGCAAGGCCGGTGGAAGCGGCGTCGTCGATGCCCTTGCTGCGAAGTTCATCCAGCGCGGCAAGATAAGGACGTACATCGTGGGCAAGAAGGACGCCTACAGCCTCTTCGATGTGATAAAGGGTAAGCACAACGGGACGGTTGTGGAGCCTTGA
- a CDS encoding ribbon-helix-helix domain-containing protein, whose product MSATEKVSVRFPQGIMREIDELVESGEFSSRSELIKEAVRFFLMHYESPEDLWETYKLLARERRVPSEREIEKLLEEVDEEWKRSRSS is encoded by the coding sequence ATGTCTGCCACTGAGAAGGTTTCAGTCCGTTTTCCCCAGGGCATCATGAGGGAAATTGATGAGCTCGTGGAGAGCGGCGAGTTCTCAAGCCGGAGCGAGCTTATCAAGGAAGCCGTGAGGTTCTTCCTGATGCACTACGAGTCCCCCGAGGATCTCTGGGAGACATATAAGCTCCTCGCGAGGGAGAGGAGGGTTCCATCCGAGAGGGAGATTGAAAAGCTCCTCGAGGAAGTGGACGAGGAATGGAAGCGTTCAAGGTCGTCTTAG
- a CDS encoding putative toxin-antitoxin system toxin component, PIN family — translation MEAFKVVLDTNVIITAAINPLGSSGKVMDLVVGKRVLSYTSEAILEELRFKLTSEKVLRYLESRVYALWIYRIFRASSILVEPAERFEVSPDPDDNKLFDVVYSAKAGFLISLDKKHVLKLRDGERRFSLKGHEFLILTPAEFLEVVERDKNFKA, via the coding sequence ATGGAAGCGTTCAAGGTCGTCTTAGACACCAACGTCATCATAACGGCCGCGATAAACCCCCTTGGAAGTTCTGGAAAGGTCATGGACTTAGTCGTCGGGAAGAGGGTTCTTTCCTACACCTCGGAGGCGATACTTGAGGAGCTTCGCTTCAAGCTGACGAGCGAGAAGGTTCTGCGATACCTTGAGAGCAGGGTTTACGCCCTATGGATTTACAGGATATTTCGAGCTTCGTCAATCCTCGTTGAGCCGGCTGAGCGCTTTGAGGTCTCGCCTGATCCAGACGACAACAAGTTGTTTGACGTGGTGTATTCGGCCAAAGCTGGCTTTCTGATAAGCCTAGACAAGAAGCACGTGCTGAAGCTGAGGGATGGGGAGAGAAGGTTTTCTCTTAAAGGGCATGAGTTTCTAATCTTAACCCCTGCCGAGTTCCTTGAGGTCGTCGAAAGGGATAAAAACTTCAAGGCGTAG
- a CDS encoding pentapeptide repeat-containing protein produces MCKMAHFGNCDPETADQEYCIFHKPNKSKEEAVEFYRKFLERFKPRVEEIEVDGRKTKRLVFEEPVDAREYVFPKIPDEPIEYKDRNGNKWEQKFSFKYAVFKNTANFNKATFKEDVSFEQVHFEKGVDFIKSNFLGYADFSNAVFHKDTQFAEATFEEIEFFGATFKGRAKFVSCIFKKGADFWFAKFNDAAVFSMSEFKEQAYFHQITFRSKVDFRGCRFEGYTTFSHSQIEDADFKYCRFQDIAEFWNTSFNGNAYFDNSSFEYVVSFEGIDSNPNVRFHKILSFSNCDFRQGIKFIGSLDEEKFQKMFNQKYPQSLQEAARVQRLSYEKEGKRDEADRMFVLERRAYRKVLKNRAKEKYFNAKTPYQKFEAILFLIYAYISTAIETVLADWISLYGTSWGRIILSSFWVITANAILYWTLSHFSYVEVYGIPIGTIYTNGISQGVPGFLNALYYSLVTFTTLGYGDMHPTGWLKALSAIEALTGAVFMALIVAVIARKWMR; encoded by the coding sequence ATGTGCAAGATGGCACACTTCGGGAACTGCGACCCCGAGACAGCCGACCAGGAGTACTGCATTTTCCACAAGCCGAACAAGAGCAAGGAAGAGGCTGTAGAGTTCTACAGGAAGTTTCTGGAGAGGTTTAAGCCGAGGGTCGAGGAGATTGAGGTTGATGGAAGGAAGACAAAGAGGCTGGTTTTCGAGGAACCAGTGGATGCGAGGGAGTATGTGTTTCCGAAAATTCCAGATGAACCAATTGAGTACAAGGATAGGAATGGGAACAAATGGGAACAGAAGTTTTCGTTTAAATATGCAGTTTTCAAGAATACTGCAAACTTCAATAAAGCCACGTTTAAAGAGGATGTATCCTTTGAGCAGGTTCATTTTGAAAAGGGGGTCGATTTTATTAAAAGCAATTTTTTAGGCTATGCAGACTTCTCAAATGCCGTTTTTCATAAAGATACACAATTTGCAGAGGCAACTTTTGAAGAAATAGAGTTTTTCGGAGCCACCTTCAAAGGTAGGGCAAAGTTCGTAAGTTGTATATTTAAGAAAGGTGCAGATTTCTGGTTTGCAAAGTTTAATGACGCTGCTGTATTCAGTATGAGCGAGTTTAAAGAACAGGCTTATTTTCATCAAATAACATTTAGATCGAAGGTAGATTTCAGGGGCTGTAGATTTGAGGGTTACACTACATTCTCTCATTCCCAGATTGAGGATGCAGACTTCAAATATTGCAGGTTTCAGGACATAGCAGAATTCTGGAATACTTCATTTAACGGGAATGCATATTTTGACAACTCAAGCTTTGAATACGTTGTCTCATTTGAAGGCATAGATAGTAATCCCAACGTTAGATTTCATAAGATACTAAGCTTTTCTAACTGCGATTTTCGGCAAGGAATTAAATTTATCGGATCTCTCGATGAAGAAAAGTTCCAAAAGATGTTCAATCAAAAGTATCCTCAGTCTCTCCAAGAGGCCGCAAGAGTTCAACGCCTCAGTTATGAAAAAGAAGGCAAGCGCGACGAAGCCGATAGAATGTTCGTTCTTGAACGTCGTGCTTATCGTAAAGTCTTGAAAAATCGTGCAAAAGAAAAATATTTTAACGCAAAAACGCCTTATCAAAAATTTGAAGCTATCCTGTTTTTGATTTATGCATACATCTCAACAGCAATAGAAACAGTGTTAGCAGACTGGATATCACTCTATGGAACTAGTTGGGGGCGGATTATCCTAAGCTCTTTCTGGGTAATCACTGCAAATGCAATCCTGTACTGGACATTATCCCACTTCTCTTATGTAGAGGTCTATGGAATTCCCATTGGGACTATTTATACCAATGGAATCTCTCAAGGTGTTCCAGGCTTTTTAAACGCCCTCTACTACAGCCTCGTCACCTTCACCACCCTCGGCTACGGCGACATGCACCCGACCGGCTGGCTCAAAGCCCTGAGCGCAATCGAAGCCCTCACCGGGGCGGTCTTCATGGCTCTTATCGTCGCCGTCATAGCTCGCAAATGGATGCGCTAA
- a CDS encoding NAD(P)/FAD-dependent oxidoreductase, whose protein sequence is MKIVVIGSGTAGSNFALFMRKLDRKAEITVIGKEPTMQYSPCALPHVISGTIEKPEDVIVFPNEFYEKQKITLMLDTEAKEIDRERKVVITEKGEVPYDKLVLAVGSKAFIPPIKGVENEGVFTLKSLNDVRKIKAYIAERKPKKAVVIGAGLIGLEGAEAFAKLGMEVLVVELLDRLLPTMLDKDTAKLVQTEMEKHGVSFRFGVGVSEIIGSPVKAVKIDDEEVEADLVLVATGVRANVDLAKKAGLEVNRGIVVNEHLQTSDPDIYAIGDCAEVIDAVTGGRILSQLGTSAVRMAKVAAEHIAGKDVSFRPVFNTAITELFGLEIGTFGMTEDRAKKEGIAIAVGKFKGSTKPEYYPGGKPITVKVIFRKDDRKLIGAQIVGGERVWGRIMTLSALAQKEATVEDIVYLETAYAPPISPTIDPISIAAEMALRRFR, encoded by the coding sequence ATGAAAATCGTCGTCATCGGTTCTGGAACTGCCGGAAGCAACTTCGCCCTCTTCATGAGGAAGCTCGACAGGAAAGCCGAGATAACCGTCATCGGAAAGGAACCAACGATGCAGTACTCCCCCTGCGCCCTGCCGCACGTGATAAGCGGCACGATAGAGAAGCCCGAGGACGTTATTGTCTTTCCGAACGAGTTCTACGAGAAGCAGAAAATAACCCTCATGCTCGACACTGAGGCCAAGGAGATAGACAGGGAGCGGAAAGTTGTCATTACAGAAAAAGGTGAAGTTCCCTACGATAAGCTGGTTTTAGCAGTTGGATCCAAAGCTTTTATCCCACCGATCAAGGGCGTCGAGAACGAAGGCGTCTTCACGCTCAAGAGCCTCAACGACGTGAGGAAGATAAAGGCCTACATAGCCGAGAGGAAGCCGAAGAAGGCTGTCGTCATTGGCGCCGGCCTGATCGGTCTTGAAGGCGCGGAGGCCTTCGCAAAGCTCGGCATGGAGGTCCTCGTCGTCGAGCTGCTGGACAGGCTTTTACCCACGATGCTCGACAAAGATACCGCCAAGCTTGTCCAGACCGAAATGGAAAAGCACGGTGTTTCCTTCCGCTTCGGCGTCGGTGTGAGCGAGATAATTGGAAGCCCCGTCAAGGCCGTCAAGATTGATGACGAGGAAGTCGAGGCTGATCTGGTTCTCGTCGCCACCGGTGTGAGGGCCAACGTTGACCTCGCTAAAAAAGCGGGCCTCGAAGTTAACCGCGGAATAGTCGTCAACGAGCACCTCCAGACGAGCGACCCTGACATATACGCGATAGGCGACTGTGCGGAAGTTATTGACGCCGTTACCGGAGGAAGAATCCTCAGCCAGCTGGGAACTTCTGCAGTGAGGATGGCGAAAGTGGCAGCGGAGCACATAGCAGGAAAGGACGTCTCTTTCAGGCCCGTCTTCAACACGGCAATAACCGAGCTCTTTGGCCTTGAGATCGGCACCTTCGGCATGACGGAGGATAGGGCGAAGAAGGAGGGCATCGCGATAGCCGTCGGTAAGTTCAAAGGCTCCACCAAGCCCGAGTACTATCCCGGAGGCAAGCCGATAACAGTTAAGGTCATCTTCAGGAAAGACGATAGAAAGCTCATCGGCGCTCAGATAGTCGGCGGCGAACGCGTCTGGGGCAGGATAATGACGCTCTCTGCCCTAGCACAGAAAGAGGCAACCGTCGAGGACATCGTTTACCTCGAAACTGCCTATGCCCCTCCGATAAGCCCGACGATTGACCCGATAAGCATCGCGGCCGAGATGGCTTTGAGGAGGTTCCGCTGA